A genomic segment from Thermotoga neapolitana DSM 4359 encodes:
- a CDS encoding 1-phosphofructokinase family hexose kinase — protein MVLTVTLNPALDREIFIDDFQVNKLYRLRDLSRSQMTPGGKGINVSIALSKLGVPSVATGFVGGHIGRILVEELRKISNLITTNFVYVDGETRENIEIIDEKNQTITAINFPGPEIGEDDLNHFLRRYRMTLSKVDCVVISGSIPLGVSEDVCYELVRLAREKGIFVFVEQTPRLLERTLAGPEYPNVVKPDLRGNHLAPFGMELKTFEDYVRLAEKIAEKSQVAVVSYEVKNDIVATKDGVWIIKSKEEIDASHLLGAGDAYVAGMVYYFVTHGANFLEMAKFGFASALAATRRKEKYMPDLEAIKKEYDHFTVERVK, from the coding sequence ATGGTACTGACCGTCACGTTGAATCCCGCGCTGGACCGGGAGATCTTCATAGACGATTTCCAGGTGAACAAATTATACAGGTTGAGGGATCTGAGCAGGTCTCAGATGACGCCTGGCGGAAAAGGGATAAACGTCTCTATAGCTCTCTCAAAGCTCGGGGTTCCTTCAGTAGCCACCGGATTCGTGGGAGGTCACATAGGACGAATTCTTGTAGAGGAACTGCGAAAGATTTCGAATCTGATCACAACGAATTTTGTTTATGTGGATGGGGAAACGAGAGAGAACATAGAGATCATAGATGAAAAGAATCAAACCATAACGGCCATAAATTTTCCCGGTCCAGAAATCGGTGAAGACGATCTGAATCATTTTCTGAGAAGGTACAGGATGACCCTTTCAAAAGTCGATTGTGTGGTCATCTCTGGAAGCATACCGCTTGGAGTAAGTGAAGACGTCTGTTACGAACTGGTGAGACTTGCGCGTGAGAAGGGAATCTTCGTCTTTGTAGAACAGACCCCCAGATTGCTCGAAAGAACACTGGCAGGTCCGGAATATCCAAACGTGGTGAAACCGGACTTGAGAGGAAACCATCTGGCACCTTTCGGTATGGAGCTCAAAACCTTTGAAGATTACGTTCGGCTTGCAGAGAAGATAGCAGAGAAATCTCAGGTCGCAGTTGTCTCCTACGAGGTGAAGAACGACATAGTTGCCACAAAGGACGGTGTGTGGATCATAAAATCGAAAGAGGAGATAGATGCGTCCCATCTGCTCGGTGCGGGAGATGCTTACGTGGCGGGAATGGTTTACTATTTTGTCACCCACGGAGCGAATTTCCTGGAGATGGCAAAATTTGGTTTTGCTTCTGCACTCGCTGCAACAAGAAGAAAAGAAAAATACATGCCAGATCTCGAGGCGATAAAGAAGGAATACGATCACTTCACCGTGGAGAGGGTGAAGTAA
- the pheS gene encoding phenylalanine--tRNA ligase subunit alpha, which produces MDVETVEKEAIEKLEKVSNAQELEQFRVEFLGKKGKITSLMKNLKNLPPEERPAYGKRVNELREKVERLFSEKKKQIEELLERERMEKMRVDVTLPGARRKVGHSHPVLKVMEEIERIFVSMGFDVVEGPEIETTWHNFDALNTPEWHPARDEHDSFYITDELLLRTHTSPVQIRTMLERKPPIAIISPGKVYRRDYDATHLPMFHQVEGLHVDRDLSVAHLKFTLEEFARRMFGKNARIRLRPSYFPFTEPSFEVDVYLSGYGWLEILGAGMVDPNVFLNVGYDPEEWTGYAFGMGVERISMLKYGITDIREFVRNDVRFLSSY; this is translated from the coding sequence ATGGATGTCGAAACCGTCGAAAAGGAAGCGATTGAGAAGTTGGAAAAGGTGTCAAACGCTCAAGAACTGGAACAGTTCAGAGTGGAATTTCTTGGAAAAAAGGGAAAGATCACCAGTTTGATGAAAAATCTCAAGAATCTCCCTCCTGAGGAAAGGCCCGCCTATGGAAAGAGAGTTAACGAACTCAGAGAGAAAGTGGAAAGGCTTTTCTCCGAAAAGAAGAAACAAATAGAGGAACTTCTTGAAAGAGAGAGAATGGAGAAGATGCGAGTGGACGTTACACTGCCGGGAGCCAGAAGGAAAGTGGGACATTCTCACCCTGTACTCAAAGTGATGGAAGAGATCGAGAGGATCTTCGTTTCCATGGGGTTCGATGTGGTGGAAGGACCCGAGATAGAAACAACCTGGCACAATTTCGATGCTTTGAACACTCCAGAATGGCATCCGGCTCGTGACGAACACGATTCGTTCTACATCACAGATGAACTTCTTCTGCGCACCCACACCTCTCCCGTTCAGATAAGGACCATGCTGGAGAGAAAACCTCCAATTGCCATCATATCACCGGGGAAAGTCTACAGGCGAGATTATGACGCAACACACCTTCCCATGTTCCATCAGGTTGAAGGCCTGCATGTTGATAGAGATCTCAGCGTGGCACATCTGAAGTTCACCCTTGAGGAGTTTGCCAGGAGGATGTTCGGGAAAAACGCCAGGATTCGTCTTCGACCAAGTTACTTTCCTTTCACAGAGCCGAGTTTTGAGGTGGATGTGTACCTCTCTGGCTATGGATGGCTCGAGATACTCGGTGCGGGAATGGTGGATCCAAACGTGTTTCTGAACGTGGGATACGATCCGGAGGAATGGACGGGGTATGCATTTGGAATGGGTGTTGAAAGGATTTCCATGTTGAAGTACGGTATCACGGACATCAGAGAATTCGTGAGAAACGATGTGAGGTTCCTCAGCAGTTACTGA
- the mtaB gene encoding tRNA (N(6)-L-threonylcarbamoyladenosine(37)-C(2))-methylthiotransferase MtaB, protein MRTVRIETFGCKVNQYESEYMAEQLEKAGYTVLPAGEASYYIINSCVVTQEVEKKVKRLVKSIRRKNRDAKIILTGCFAQLFPEEAKKLPVNMVLGISEKKNIVDHLLSLNGEQKLVVSAPDSPVYEKVKGSFEDRTRAYIKVEDGCDNGCTYCAIRFARGTKVRSKPLELFKEEFEKMVIKGYKEIVITGVNLGKYGKDIGTTLVDLLKIVEHVPGDYRVRLSSLNVEDITDELVEVFRDNPRLCPHLHISVQSGSDRVLKRMGRRYSSSDFLKVVEKLRSINPDFSITTDIIVGFPGETDEDFLKTVKLLEEVEFSRVHIFRYSPRPGTPASTFSDAVPEHKKKERLNILKEKAKEVSHRYKRRMVNKKRRVLAEWYIAKGVLSGYDEYYVKHEFVGDGIGVFHNVRVKSLSEEGVISCRVDLAERAVHSRG, encoded by the coding sequence ATGAGAACGGTGAGAATCGAGACCTTTGGATGTAAGGTGAACCAGTACGAAAGTGAATACATGGCCGAACAGCTCGAAAAGGCCGGCTATACCGTTCTGCCAGCCGGCGAGGCTTCTTATTACATAATAAACTCCTGTGTGGTCACCCAAGAAGTGGAGAAAAAGGTAAAAAGGTTGGTTAAAAGCATACGAAGGAAGAACAGGGATGCAAAAATCATCCTCACAGGATGTTTTGCACAGCTCTTTCCTGAAGAGGCAAAGAAGCTTCCCGTGAACATGGTCCTTGGAATCTCGGAGAAGAAGAACATAGTCGATCATCTTCTCTCTCTGAACGGAGAACAGAAACTGGTAGTGTCGGCTCCTGATAGCCCCGTTTACGAAAAGGTGAAGGGAAGTTTTGAGGATAGAACAAGAGCCTACATAAAGGTGGAGGACGGATGTGACAACGGCTGCACTTATTGTGCTATAAGGTTTGCACGTGGAACGAAGGTGAGAAGCAAACCACTGGAGTTGTTCAAAGAAGAATTCGAGAAAATGGTGATAAAGGGATACAAGGAAATCGTCATCACGGGAGTCAACCTTGGAAAGTACGGAAAGGATATCGGGACCACCCTGGTCGATCTTTTGAAGATCGTAGAACATGTTCCTGGCGATTACAGGGTGCGTCTCAGTTCTCTGAACGTAGAGGACATAACGGACGAACTCGTGGAAGTTTTCCGGGACAACCCCAGACTGTGTCCGCATCTCCACATATCTGTTCAGAGTGGTTCAGACAGAGTTCTGAAGAGAATGGGAAGGCGGTACAGTTCCTCCGACTTTCTGAAAGTGGTGGAAAAACTGAGAAGTATCAATCCAGACTTTTCCATAACGACGGATATCATCGTTGGTTTTCCAGGGGAGACGGACGAGGATTTCCTGAAGACAGTGAAACTCCTGGAAGAGGTCGAATTCAGCAGGGTTCACATATTCAGGTACTCTCCCAGGCCAGGGACTCCTGCGAGTACCTTTTCCGATGCTGTTCCGGAACACAAGAAGAAAGAACGCTTGAACATTTTAAAGGAAAAGGCAAAAGAAGTGTCTCACAGATACAAAAGGCGGATGGTGAACAAGAAGAGGAGAGTTCTCGCGGAATGGTACATCGCAAAGGGTGTGCTTTCAGGATACGACGAATACTACGTTAAACACGAATTCGTGGGTGATGGTATAGGGGTGTTCCACAATGTGAGGGTGAAGTCTCTTTCGGAAGAAGGAGTGATTTCCTGTCGTGTTGATCTGGCAGAAAGGGCGGTTCATTCACGCGGATGA
- a CDS encoding radical SAM protein, with protein MPVGGIKGMIYRQAGKLVGSFVRNADVETLGKIFGTLSMFTKEPSKSGLRKLADLAKERHPMVMSWVNVFKKASPKCVEGVINNLIINEFALGEPIRQEKMHEYKTVLPKLLVLSPTYACNLNCVGCYAGLYGRKYELSHDEVRDILKQANDLGIYFFIITGGEPFFWPHLMDIFEEFKDSYFLVYTNGTLIKEETAKRLAELGNVTLSISVEGFETDTDWRRGRGIFKRILEAWERLRRHGVIFGASVTATRMNHDTLMKDEFWDFLEEQGVSYVWVYQFMPVGMNPSMDLVPTPKQRYERFHKLEQIRLSGRFAFVADFWNHGFLTNGCLAAGAKYLHINAKGYVEPCVFQQFAVDSIREKKLIDILRSPFFEAYKRMIPYSDNLFRPCPIIDNPKVFRAMVKAFNAKPQHEGSERIITELAPEIDKLAAEWKKYADKLWYEEGYSEIYPANRGVYNYEVRMRRYADKEKLLAVDKRYRD; from the coding sequence ATGCCAGTAGGCGGAATTAAAGGAATGATCTATCGACAGGCAGGAAAACTCGTCGGATCTTTTGTGAGAAACGCCGATGTGGAAACCCTGGGAAAGATATTCGGTACCCTCAGCATGTTCACGAAAGAGCCTTCGAAGAGTGGCCTTCGAAAACTTGCAGATCTCGCCAAAGAAAGACATCCCATGGTGATGTCATGGGTCAATGTTTTTAAAAAGGCAAGTCCAAAATGTGTGGAAGGGGTCATAAACAACCTCATCATCAACGAATTCGCACTCGGAGAACCCATAAGGCAGGAGAAGATGCACGAGTACAAAACCGTTCTTCCGAAACTTCTCGTTCTGAGTCCCACCTACGCGTGTAACTTGAACTGTGTTGGGTGCTATGCAGGACTTTACGGCAGAAAGTACGAACTTTCCCACGACGAAGTCAGGGACATTTTGAAACAGGCCAACGACCTTGGAATATACTTCTTCATCATCACCGGAGGAGAACCCTTCTTCTGGCCGCACCTGATGGACATCTTTGAAGAGTTCAAGGATAGTTATTTCCTTGTCTACACGAATGGAACGTTGATAAAGGAAGAAACTGCAAAGAGACTGGCTGAACTTGGAAACGTGACGCTCTCCATTTCAGTGGAAGGTTTCGAAACGGACACCGACTGGAGAAGAGGAAGGGGCATCTTCAAGAGGATTCTCGAAGCGTGGGAAAGATTGAGAAGGCATGGTGTGATCTTTGGAGCCTCAGTGACGGCAACCAGAATGAACCATGATACCCTTATGAAAGATGAGTTCTGGGACTTCCTGGAAGAGCAAGGTGTCTCCTACGTCTGGGTGTACCAGTTCATGCCCGTTGGAATGAATCCATCCATGGACCTTGTCCCCACTCCCAAACAGAGGTATGAGAGATTCCACAAACTCGAACAGATCAGACTCAGCGGAAGATTCGCCTTCGTTGCGGACTTTTGGAACCACGGATTCCTCACCAACGGTTGTCTCGCAGCGGGTGCCAAATACCTCCACATAAACGCAAAAGGATACGTGGAACCCTGTGTCTTTCAGCAGTTTGCCGTTGACAGCATCCGCGAGAAGAAACTCATCGATATTCTGAGATCACCGTTCTTCGAAGCTTACAAACGAATGATTCCTTACAGCGACAACCTCTTCAGGCCGTGCCCAATAATAGACAACCCGAAGGTGTTCAGAGCCATGGTGAAAGCGTTCAACGCAAAGCCTCAGCACGAAGGTTCTGAGAGGATCATCACCGAACTTGCACCTGAGATCGACAAACTCGCTGCCGAATGGAAGAAGTACGCAGACAAGCTCTGGTACGAAGAAGGATACTCAGAGATCTACCCGGCAAACAGAGGCGTTTATAACTACGAAGTGAGAATGAGAAGGTACGCGGACAAGGAAAAGCTCCTCGCGGTGGACAAACGCTACAGGGATTGA
- a CDS encoding CBS domain-containing protein, whose protein sequence is MRVKDAVIYDISAVFEDETVETVIKLLSRQNLSGIPVVDHDMRVVGFVSESDLIKALVPSYFSLLRSASFIPDTNQLIRNIVKIKDKPISNYMSKPPVVVKEDDPLIVAADYLIRHGFKSLPVVDDSMQLVGIVRRIDVLRVVSEGKLEI, encoded by the coding sequence ATGAGAGTGAAGGATGCCGTCATTTATGATATATCAGCCGTATTCGAAGATGAAACTGTGGAAACGGTCATAAAACTTCTGTCAAGGCAGAATCTCTCTGGAATACCTGTTGTCGACCACGACATGCGAGTTGTGGGGTTTGTCAGTGAAAGTGACCTGATAAAGGCCCTGGTTCCCAGTTATTTTTCTCTTCTCAGATCCGCTTCTTTCATCCCGGACACCAACCAGTTGATCAGAAATATAGTCAAAATAAAGGACAAACCCATATCGAATTACATGAGCAAACCACCTGTTGTGGTGAAGGAGGACGATCCTCTCATAGTGGCGGCGGATTATCTCATAAGGCATGGTTTCAAATCACTACCTGTGGTCGATGATAGTATGCAACTTGTTGGAATCGTCAGAAGGATAGATGTTCTGAGAGTGGTTTCGGAGGGGAAACTGGAGATATGA
- a CDS encoding radical SAM/SPASM domain-containing protein, with protein MRKPPLIVEYELTTRCNFRCKHCYCEAGEPHPNELSFEEIKELMIDLRELGVWALDLVGGEPLLHPHLLDILAFGREIGQRLMINTNGSLATREMVRKIKRANPDVLIGVSLEGPDPETNDYVRGNGNFERAIEGIKNFISEGFQVTILNVINRMNWRKFEDMVKLSLKLGVRALYVDRFIPVGRGKIHAKELDMNPDEWKEAIRYVLEVVNTYRDRLTFYVEESISGAPCSAGITHASILVEGTVVPCGHFRYNKEYYMGNVREKKFSEIWNEYKPLPSPESCSTCPVLKECGGGCKAYYLLKGYEKDEAICAINLSRYNIK; from the coding sequence ATGCGAAAACCACCACTCATAGTAGAGTACGAGTTGACAACAAGATGCAACTTCAGATGCAAGCACTGTTACTGCGAAGCGGGAGAGCCTCATCCGAATGAGTTGAGTTTCGAGGAGATAAAAGAACTGATGATCGACTTGAGGGAACTTGGCGTGTGGGCCCTGGATCTTGTGGGAGGTGAGCCTCTTCTCCATCCACACCTTCTCGACATACTCGCTTTCGGCAGAGAGATAGGTCAGAGACTCATGATAAACACGAACGGATCCCTTGCTACCAGAGAAATGGTTCGGAAAATAAAAAGAGCCAATCCAGATGTGCTGATTGGTGTATCGCTGGAGGGACCAGATCCTGAGACGAACGATTATGTGAGAGGAAATGGCAACTTCGAAAGAGCGATCGAGGGCATCAAAAATTTCATAAGCGAGGGTTTTCAGGTCACGATACTCAACGTGATAAACAGAATGAACTGGAGAAAGTTCGAAGATATGGTAAAACTATCCCTGAAACTGGGAGTCAGAGCTCTGTACGTGGACAGGTTCATCCCAGTTGGAAGAGGAAAGATCCACGCAAAAGAACTGGACATGAATCCTGACGAATGGAAAGAGGCCATAAGATACGTTCTCGAAGTTGTAAATACTTACAGAGACCGGCTGACGTTCTACGTGGAAGAATCCATATCCGGTGCCCCTTGCTCCGCCGGTATCACCCACGCCTCGATACTCGTTGAAGGAACCGTTGTACCATGTGGGCATTTCAGATACAACAAAGAGTACTACATGGGAAACGTACGAGAAAAGAAGTTTTCCGAGATATGGAACGAATACAAACCCTTGCCCTCTCCCGAATCATGTTCAACGTGTCCAGTTTTGAAAGAATGCGGAGGAGGATGTAAGGCGTATTATCTGTTGAAAGGTTACGAGAAAGATGAAGCCATCTGTGCGATAAATCTCTCAAGGTACAACATAAAGTAA
- a CDS encoding TetR/AcrR family transcriptional regulator produces the protein MGSETRRKIVEAAKRAFSKYGYDGVSMEDIAREAGVKKALIYYYFPSKDKLFEEVWREALEELENHLFTVTKETNSYFAKIKKFLKSYVDFVLNKSVLNEIIEKEKTTIRFEEKEKWSVLRERYENFIKRVEKLIEEGKEQNYVPKDLNSRAAAELIVNSMGDVPKDQKLLQSIQEMILKGLLNTKTEEGR, from the coding sequence TTGGGCTCTGAAACAAGAAGAAAGATAGTGGAGGCAGCGAAGAGGGCCTTTTCGAAATATGGATACGACGGTGTCAGCATGGAAGATATCGCACGGGAAGCAGGTGTGAAAAAGGCTCTCATATACTACTACTTCCCGAGCAAGGACAAGCTCTTCGAAGAAGTCTGGAGAGAAGCACTCGAGGAACTGGAAAACCATCTCTTCACAGTCACAAAGGAGACGAACTCTTACTTTGCCAAGATCAAAAAGTTCTTGAAGTCGTACGTTGATTTCGTGCTGAACAAGTCAGTGCTGAACGAAATAATAGAGAAGGAGAAAACAACGATCCGTTTCGAGGAGAAAGAAAAGTGGTCGGTTCTGAGAGAAAGATACGAAAACTTCATAAAACGTGTTGAGAAACTGATAGAGGAAGGAAAAGAGCAAAATTACGTACCAAAGGATCTGAACTCACGAGCCGCTGCGGAACTCATTGTCAATTCGATGGGAGACGTTCCGAAAGACCAGAAGCTGCTTCAGAGTATACAGGAAATGATTCTCAAGGGACTCCTGAACACAAAAACGGAAGAGGGGCGATAG
- a CDS encoding ABC transporter ATP-binding protein — MTFDHFSVSVSGEQILEDITISFVKGINVLYGPRGSGKSTLLRAVVKLNDEILEDVTEGGTVYLFGQDVRELDDTYVRKKALYLDTSFIDAMNRYSFEEFLGLSLKKKVDLEKISERLDDLGILKMLTLGRKTPLSVFSPAEKISLLFFILEQKQPEIILMDCLLDHLDDENLERIIGTFFEMKKDRTFIISTRILQRFLYIADLLVILNDGRINYAGTPRDFVLKM, encoded by the coding sequence ATAACGTTTGATCATTTCTCTGTTTCTGTAAGCGGAGAGCAAATTTTAGAAGATATCACCATTTCCTTTGTTAAGGGAATAAATGTTTTATACGGGCCCCGGGGTTCAGGTAAATCCACCCTTCTTCGAGCGGTTGTCAAGTTGAATGATGAAATACTGGAAGATGTGACGGAAGGCGGAACAGTTTATCTCTTCGGACAGGATGTGAGAGAGCTCGATGACACCTATGTAAGAAAGAAGGCTCTTTACCTCGATACAAGTTTCATCGATGCTATGAACCGTTACAGTTTCGAAGAGTTTTTGGGATTGAGTCTGAAGAAGAAGGTGGATCTTGAAAAAATCTCCGAAAGATTGGATGATCTGGGAATACTGAAAATGTTGACGCTGGGACGCAAAACCCCCCTTTCTGTTTTTTCGCCTGCCGAAAAGATTTCCCTCCTCTTTTTCATACTGGAGCAGAAGCAACCTGAGATTATACTGATGGATTGTCTGCTGGATCACCTCGACGATGAAAATCTTGAAAGAATCATCGGTACGTTCTTCGAGATGAAAAAAGATAGGACCTTCATAATCTCCACCCGCATCCTCCAGAGGTTTCTCTACATTGCGGATTTGTTGGTAATACTGAATGATGGTAGAATCAATTATGCGGGAACTCCCAGAGATTTTGTTTTGAAGATGTGA
- the pheT gene encoding phenylalanine--tRNA ligase subunit beta: MRVPESWLREFIDLDWDIEEIAERLTFSGTSVEDILKPFNVSGKIVTARVVETFQHPKSDKLLVCRVDAGEKLYTVVTADRTVKEEDYVILALEGATLNNGVKIAPREFSGIVSEGMLCSLEELGLEEKSDRVYRFPEPVTPGVNVIEEFGLDERVLDLEITPNRPDCLSILGVARELSALSRRPLKKPSPRVSFVDEDVPFDVIVEDVEGCPRYTARIMKGVTVKDSPLWLKARLVASGMRSLNNVVDATNYVMLELGHPVHAFDLARLGNARIVVKTASGGERVLLLDEKEYEMKGGEVLITDGENILALGGIMGGMESGVSENTRDLVLEVAYFDPVRIRKTSKSLGISSESSYRFERGVDPNDADLVSLKLAEMIQKLAGGVVLRKFWDVYPKKIEPKRVFLRKERVKKILGIEVEEPDRILERLEFQVKSVENGYEVVVPTFRPDVEREIDLIEEIGRINGYEKIEPRIISLPAVNIGWNRKQILRKEISHFMKGMGFDEIVSFSFVNSEKVKKWPVVRKEPIFLTNPISSDMDVMRYTLFHSMIQVLSENFKRQNRNLKLFEIGKIYYRENGEYREVETLSAVACGLENPDDYTDKRKVSFYTMKGVLDELFQRYGVRAEYREAELTGFFPTRTARIFSEGKELGFLGMVDPKLLDEYDVKEETYFFEIDLESLAELVSERPVYKPTPKFPAVRRDVSFLLPRGFKSLEILDLFRKMGESLVEEVGVFDVYEGKGVPEGMVSVTFYVIFRHPERTLTDEEVNQIFERMVQRVEEKFGVKRRF, translated from the coding sequence GTGCGGGTACCGGAGTCATGGCTCAGAGAATTCATAGATCTGGACTGGGACATAGAAGAAATAGCAGAAAGACTCACTTTCTCAGGAACGAGCGTGGAAGACATCCTGAAACCCTTCAACGTATCCGGCAAAATCGTTACAGCCAGGGTAGTTGAAACTTTCCAGCATCCCAAATCTGACAAACTCCTGGTGTGTAGAGTGGATGCCGGAGAGAAACTCTACACCGTTGTTACAGCCGACAGAACGGTGAAGGAAGAAGACTACGTGATCCTGGCTCTTGAGGGTGCCACACTGAACAATGGAGTGAAGATCGCACCGCGCGAGTTCAGTGGGATCGTATCCGAGGGTATGCTGTGTTCTCTTGAAGAACTCGGGCTGGAGGAAAAGTCCGACCGTGTGTACCGTTTTCCAGAACCGGTGACTCCAGGTGTGAACGTGATAGAAGAGTTCGGTCTGGACGAGAGGGTGCTCGATCTTGAAATTACACCGAACAGGCCGGATTGCCTTTCCATTCTGGGGGTGGCCAGGGAACTTTCTGCCCTGAGCAGAAGGCCTCTGAAGAAACCTTCTCCCAGGGTTTCGTTCGTGGATGAAGATGTTCCTTTCGATGTGATCGTGGAGGATGTTGAAGGCTGTCCAAGGTACACCGCCCGCATAATGAAAGGAGTTACAGTGAAAGATTCCCCTCTCTGGTTGAAAGCAAGGCTCGTTGCCTCAGGAATGAGATCCCTGAACAACGTGGTCGATGCGACCAACTACGTGATGCTTGAACTTGGACATCCTGTTCACGCGTTCGATCTGGCGCGTCTTGGTAACGCCAGAATAGTTGTAAAAACAGCAAGTGGAGGAGAAAGGGTTCTTCTGCTCGACGAGAAGGAATACGAGATGAAAGGCGGAGAAGTTCTGATAACCGATGGTGAGAACATCCTGGCGCTCGGTGGTATCATGGGTGGAATGGAATCCGGTGTGAGTGAGAATACAAGGGATCTGGTGCTCGAAGTGGCTTATTTCGATCCTGTCAGGATAAGAAAAACGTCCAAATCACTCGGTATCAGTTCCGAATCTTCTTACAGATTCGAGCGTGGTGTCGACCCCAACGATGCAGACCTGGTATCTTTGAAACTTGCAGAGATGATTCAAAAACTCGCCGGGGGAGTTGTTCTCAGAAAATTCTGGGATGTGTATCCAAAGAAGATAGAACCAAAGAGGGTGTTTCTCAGAAAGGAAAGAGTCAAGAAGATCCTGGGGATAGAGGTCGAAGAGCCCGATAGAATACTCGAACGTCTGGAGTTTCAGGTGAAGAGTGTGGAGAATGGATACGAGGTCGTGGTTCCCACCTTCAGACCCGACGTGGAAAGGGAGATAGACCTGATCGAAGAGATAGGAAGGATAAACGGTTATGAAAAGATAGAACCCAGGATCATAAGCCTGCCCGCTGTGAACATCGGATGGAACAGAAAACAGATCTTAAGGAAAGAGATTTCTCACTTCATGAAAGGAATGGGATTCGATGAAATCGTGAGCTTTTCCTTTGTGAACTCTGAAAAAGTGAAAAAGTGGCCTGTTGTAAGAAAAGAGCCAATCTTCCTCACGAATCCCATCTCTTCGGATATGGATGTGATGCGCTACACGCTGTTTCACAGTATGATTCAGGTGCTGTCTGAGAACTTCAAGAGACAGAACAGAAATCTCAAACTCTTTGAGATCGGTAAGATCTACTATAGAGAGAACGGTGAGTACAGAGAAGTTGAAACGTTGTCTGCTGTGGCCTGTGGACTGGAAAATCCAGACGACTACACCGACAAAAGGAAGGTATCTTTCTACACTATGAAAGGGGTTCTTGACGAGCTGTTTCAAAGATACGGAGTACGTGCCGAGTACAGAGAAGCAGAACTGACAGGATTTTTCCCGACGAGAACCGCTCGTATCTTTTCTGAGGGAAAAGAACTTGGATTTCTAGGAATGGTCGATCCAAAACTTCTCGACGAGTACGATGTCAAAGAGGAGACATACTTTTTCGAAATCGATCTGGAATCGCTCGCCGAACTTGTTTCAGAGAGGCCGGTTTACAAACCCACACCGAAGTTTCCGGCTGTTCGAAGGGACGTTTCCTTCCTGCTTCCAAGAGGATTCAAATCCCTCGAAATACTGGACCTATTCAGAAAAATGGGTGAATCTCTCGTGGAAGAGGTGGGAGTGTTCGATGTTTACGAGGGAAAGGGTGTTCCAGAGGGTATGGTGAGTGTTACCTTCTATGTGATATTCAGACATCCAGAAAGAACACTGACGGATGAAGAGGTGAATCAGATCTTCGAAAGAATGGTTCAGCGTGTAGAAGAGAAATTCGGTGTGAAAAGAAGATTCTAA